One Massilia sp. 9096 genomic window carries:
- a CDS encoding glycine betaine ABC transporter substrate-binding protein has protein sequence MPRFAALVSLLIACCMALAAPARADETLHVGSKRFTESYILGEILTQTAAKAGPAEHRQGLGNTAIVLSALRSGAIDVYPEYLGTIDQEILKNPQPTSMDQMRQQLRTLGLGVAVPLGFSNGYALATRGDAGLTTLSQLAHRPDLKIGLSHEFLGRQDGWPGLAARYGMPQQPRGLDHGIAYEALAQRQVDAIDIYSTDAKIRQYGLRVLNDDLHYFPRYDAVLLYRLDLPQRLPRAWQAIESVQGTIREQDMIAMNAQAELDGRSFDAIARDWIAHHAGGLAPASTPAHAPTREGLLAKTFGNGFGALARQHLLLVLFAVLLGCVAGVPLGVLAALAPRLRQPVLALAGMLQTVPSLALLAILIPLLGRIGTVPALVALCAYALLPIVRNTCTGLLQVPAGLRTAALALGLNRRQALLHVELPLAAPVILAGIKTAAVMSVGTATIAAFIGAGGFGERITTGLALNDNDMLLAGAIPAALLALLTQAGFELCERVLARKRGLR, from the coding sequence ATGCCGAGGTTTGCCGCACTCGTATCCCTGCTCATTGCCTGCTGCATGGCCCTGGCCGCGCCGGCGCGTGCCGACGAGACCCTGCACGTCGGCTCCAAGCGCTTTACCGAGTCCTATATCCTCGGCGAAATCCTGACCCAGACCGCGGCCAAGGCCGGGCCGGCCGAGCATCGCCAGGGCCTGGGCAACACCGCCATCGTGCTCAGCGCATTGCGCTCCGGTGCGATCGACGTGTATCCGGAATACCTCGGCACCATCGACCAGGAAATCCTCAAGAACCCCCAGCCGACCTCGATGGACCAGATGCGCCAGCAGCTGCGCACGCTCGGGCTCGGTGTGGCGGTGCCGCTCGGCTTTTCCAACGGCTACGCGCTGGCCACGCGCGGCGATGCCGGCCTGACGACGCTGTCGCAGCTGGCGCACCGGCCGGACCTGAAGATCGGCCTGTCGCACGAATTCCTGGGGCGCCAGGATGGCTGGCCCGGCCTGGCGGCGCGCTACGGCATGCCGCAGCAGCCGCGCGGCCTGGACCACGGCATCGCCTACGAGGCGCTGGCGCAGCGCCAGGTCGACGCCATCGACATCTATTCGACCGACGCCAAGATCCGCCAGTACGGCCTGCGCGTGCTCAATGACGACTTGCATTATTTTCCGCGCTACGACGCCGTGCTGCTGTACCGCCTCGACCTGCCGCAGCGCCTGCCGCGCGCCTGGCAGGCCATCGAAAGCGTGCAGGGCACGATCCGCGAACAGGACATGATCGCGATGAATGCCCAGGCCGAGCTCGATGGCCGCAGTTTTGATGCCATCGCGCGCGATTGGATCGCCCACCATGCCGGCGGCCTCGCGCCCGCGTCCACGCCCGCTCACGCGCCCACGCGCGAGGGCTTGCTGGCCAAGACCTTCGGCAACGGCTTCGGCGCCCTGGCGCGCCAGCACCTGCTGCTGGTGCTGTTTGCCGTGCTGCTCGGCTGCGTGGCGGGTGTGCCGCTGGGCGTGCTGGCGGCGCTGGCGCCGCGCCTGCGCCAGCCGGTGCTGGCCCTGGCCGGCATGCTGCAGACCGTACCCTCGCTGGCGCTGCTGGCGATCCTGATTCCGCTGCTGGGGCGCATCGGCACCGTGCCGGCGCTGGTCGCCCTGTGCGCCTATGCGCTGCTGCCGATCGTGCGCAACACGTGTACGGGCCTGCTGCAGGTGCCGGCCGGCCTGCGCACGGCGGCGCTGGCGCTCGGCCTGAACCGGCGCCAGGCGCTGCTGCACGTCGAGCTGCCGCTGGCCGCGCCGGTGATCCTGGCCGGCATCAAGACCGCCGCCGTGATGAGCGTGGGCACGGCGACCATCGCCGCCTTCATCGGCGCCGGCGGCTTCGGCGAGCGCATCACCACCGGCCTGGCGCTGAACGACAACGACATGCTGCTGGCGGGCGCGATTCCAGCCGCCTTGCTGGCCTTGCTGACCCAGGCCGGTTTCGAGCTGTGCGAACGCGTGCTGGCGCGCAAGCGCGGCCTGCGCTGA
- the hutI gene encoding imidazolonepropionase — translation MSMTGALVATEPADLLFTHARLATMAGGADDGYGIVEDGALAVKDGRIAWAGPRAHIPAHARAAARAHDCKGMWLTPGLVDCHTHIVHAGNRSNEWEARLNGASYEDIAREGGGIMATVRATRAASDDELLRQSLPRVQALLGEGVTTLEIKSGYGLDLDTEAKMLRVARRVGDILPVNVATTFLGAHALPPEFAGRADAYIDEICERMLPSLAGQGLVDAVDAFCERIGFSNAQTARVFEAARALGLSVKLHAEQLSDQGGAALVARFQGLSADHLEYLSQAGIDAMARAGTVAVLLPGAFYFLRETQTPPLAALRAAGVPLALATDCNPGTSPMASLLLAMNMACTLWRMTPLEALRGCTANAAHALGRSDIGTLEVGKRADLALWDIARPADLAYAIGANPCRLVVNGGVPRAPGVELPG, via the coding sequence ATGAGCATGACGGGCGCGCTGGTCGCGACTGAGCCCGCCGACCTGCTGTTCACGCACGCGCGCCTGGCAACGATGGCCGGCGGCGCGGACGACGGCTATGGCATCGTCGAGGACGGCGCGCTGGCGGTCAAGGACGGCCGCATCGCCTGGGCCGGTCCACGCGCGCACATCCCCGCCCACGCGCGCGCGGCTGCGCGCGCGCACGACTGCAAGGGCATGTGGCTCACGCCCGGCCTGGTCGACTGTCACACCCATATCGTCCATGCCGGCAACCGCAGCAACGAGTGGGAAGCGCGCCTGAACGGCGCCAGCTACGAAGACATCGCGCGCGAAGGCGGCGGCATCATGGCGACCGTGCGCGCGACCCGCGCCGCATCCGACGACGAGCTGCTGCGCCAGAGCCTGCCGCGCGTCCAGGCCTTGCTGGGGGAAGGCGTCACCACGCTCGAGATCAAGTCCGGCTACGGCCTCGACCTGGATACCGAAGCGAAGATGCTGCGCGTGGCGCGCCGCGTCGGCGATATCTTGCCGGTGAACGTCGCCACCACCTTCCTGGGCGCGCACGCGCTGCCGCCCGAATTCGCGGGCCGCGCCGACGCCTATATCGACGAGATCTGCGAACGCATGCTCCCCAGCCTGGCCGGGCAGGGGCTGGTCGACGCGGTCGACGCGTTTTGCGAGCGCATCGGCTTTAGCAACGCGCAGACCGCACGCGTGTTCGAAGCCGCGCGCGCGCTGGGCTTGAGCGTGAAACTGCACGCCGAGCAGCTGTCCGATCAGGGTGGCGCAGCGCTGGTGGCGCGTTTCCAGGGGCTGTCGGCCGACCACCTCGAATACCTGAGCCAGGCCGGCATCGACGCGATGGCGCGCGCCGGCACGGTGGCGGTGCTGCTGCCCGGCGCGTTTTATTTTTTGCGCGAGACGCAAACCCCGCCGCTGGCCGCCTTGCGCGCCGCCGGCGTGCCGCTGGCGCTGGCGACCGACTGCAATCCTGGCACTTCGCCGATGGCCTCGCTGCTGCTGGCGATGAACATGGCTTGCACGCTGTGGCGCATGACGCCGCTGGAAGCGCTGCGCGGCTGCACCGCCAACGCGGCGCATGCGCTCGGGCGCAGCGACATCGGCACGCTGGAGGTGGGAAAACGCGCCGACCTGGCGCTGTGGGACATCGCGCGGCCGGCCGACCTGGCGTATGCGATCGGCGCCAATCCCTGCCGGCTGGTGGTCAACGGCGGCGTGCCCCGCGCGCCCGGGGTCGAGCTGCCGGGCTGA
- a CDS encoding HutD family protein, producing the protein MTMLIPFSERVPKPWKNGGGSTTEIAVVPPDAGFEDFDWRVSLATIAADGPFSVFPGVERTLALLEGHGLTLEIDGEPALVSRAEPVAAFDGESEVTAKLNRGPTTDFNVMTRLDRCYHRFGRRSLDGPSRFVARADVTVLFLAEGESLELASDDKRVNLVRYDAVLLDPGTTWQLDADQGTIFVVDIHYYDDEQDLADEDIDYDAEGDEDDEHDGRAGRD; encoded by the coding sequence ATGACGATGTTGATTCCGTTTTCAGAACGCGTGCCGAAGCCATGGAAGAACGGCGGCGGCAGCACGACCGAGATCGCCGTGGTCCCGCCGGACGCGGGCTTCGAGGATTTCGATTGGCGCGTGAGCCTGGCCACGATCGCGGCCGACGGCCCGTTCTCGGTGTTCCCGGGCGTGGAGCGCACGCTGGCCCTGCTCGAAGGGCATGGCTTGACGCTCGAGATCGACGGCGAGCCGGCCCTGGTCTCGCGCGCCGAGCCGGTGGCCGCGTTCGATGGCGAATCCGAAGTCACGGCCAAGCTGAACCGCGGCCCGACGACCGACTTCAACGTGATGACGCGCCTGGACCGCTGCTACCACCGCTTCGGCCGGCGCAGCCTGGATGGCCCGTCCAGGTTCGTGGCGCGCGCCGACGTCACCGTGCTGTTCCTGGCCGAGGGCGAAAGCCTGGAGCTCGCCAGCGACGACAAGCGCGTCAACCTGGTGCGCTACGACGCCGTGCTGCTCGACCCGGGCACGACCTGGCAGCTGGACGCCGACCAGGGCACGATCTTCGTGGTCGACATCCATTACTACGACGACGAGCAGGACCTCGCAGACGAGGACATCGACTACGACGCCGAAGGGGACGAGGACGATGAGCATGACGGGCGCGCTGGTCGCGACTGA